One genomic window of Neisseria sp. oral taxon 014 str. F0314 includes the following:
- a CDS encoding carbonic anhydrase family protein encodes MKIHLFLSLLMAASAATVSAANPQPNWSYTGANDSAHWGGLSKDFAVCKTGKQQSPVDFSSVKAVKGKQVVYRYDTSDYKVENNGHTLQATPQGKPQTVMINGKPYVFKQFHFHIPSEHTFKGKHLPMEAHFVHQAEDGTLAVVATVFKPGKNNPALTALVAKKLKTGESVQLKGLDIQTLLPEDTKSFHLKGSLTTPPCSENVTWVVFETPVQAGEAQIKAMRAIIGSANNRPVQPLNGREVNEIQ; translated from the coding sequence ATGAAAATACATCTGTTCCTCTCTTTGCTGATGGCGGCGTCGGCCGCGACAGTATCCGCGGCAAATCCTCAACCTAATTGGTCTTACACAGGAGCAAACGATTCGGCCCACTGGGGCGGATTGAGCAAGGATTTTGCAGTCTGCAAAACGGGAAAACAGCAGTCCCCCGTGGATTTCTCCTCTGTAAAAGCGGTAAAAGGCAAGCAGGTTGTGTACCGCTACGACACATCCGACTATAAAGTGGAAAATAACGGCCATACCCTTCAAGCAACACCGCAGGGTAAGCCGCAGACCGTTATGATTAACGGCAAGCCTTATGTATTCAAGCAGTTCCATTTCCATATCCCGAGCGAACATACGTTTAAAGGCAAGCATTTGCCGATGGAGGCGCATTTTGTCCATCAGGCTGAAGACGGGACTTTGGCCGTAGTTGCCACGGTGTTCAAACCGGGAAAAAACAACCCTGCCCTGACTGCGTTGGTGGCGAAAAAATTGAAAACGGGTGAATCCGTGCAGTTGAAAGGCTTGGATATTCAAACTTTGCTGCCCGAAGACACCAAATCTTTCCATCTGAAAGGCTCGTTGACCACGCCGCCTTGCAGCGAAAACGTTACTTGGGTGGTGTTTGAAACGCCGGTTCAGGCGGGAGAAGCACAGATTAAGGCGATGCGGGCAATTATCGGCAGCGCCAACAACCGCCCTGTGCAGCCTTTGAACGGCCGCGAAGTGAACGAGATTCAGTAG
- the ubiA gene encoding 4-hydroxybenzoate octaprenyltransferase gives MNIRRLLLKFFPRYAVGRLVVYCKLMRVDKPIGTLLLLWPTYWAMWVAADGYPGSTVLLAFTAGVFFMRSAGCVVNDFADRNFDGAVERTKNRPFARGMVTESEAVLLAVILCLCAALCLLPLNLFTWFMSLPALFLAVTYPFTKRFFPLPQLYLGVAFSFGIPMAFAAVTHSVPPVAWLLFVANILWTLAYDTVYAMADKEDDLKIGIKTSAVTFGDRDIEAVMLCHFWFTALMVVLGYKIQASWPYWAALPFVVWWQIEQCRAIKTRNRQVCFSTFLENNRIGLVWFLGLAGHYVWMSI, from the coding sequence ATGAATATCAGACGTTTACTCCTAAAATTCTTTCCCCGTTATGCGGTCGGCCGTTTGGTCGTTTATTGCAAACTGATGCGCGTTGACAAACCGATTGGTACGTTGCTGCTTTTGTGGCCGACCTACTGGGCGATGTGGGTGGCTGCGGACGGTTATCCGGGGAGTACGGTTTTGCTGGCTTTTACGGCAGGTGTGTTTTTTATGCGCAGCGCGGGCTGTGTGGTAAATGATTTTGCCGACCGGAACTTCGACGGTGCGGTGGAGCGCACGAAAAACCGGCCGTTTGCGCGGGGGATGGTTACAGAATCAGAAGCGGTTTTGCTGGCGGTGATTTTGTGCTTGTGTGCGGCTTTGTGCCTGTTGCCGTTGAATTTGTTTACTTGGTTTATGAGCCTGCCAGCACTGTTTCTGGCAGTAACGTATCCGTTTACCAAACGTTTTTTCCCGTTGCCCCAGCTTTATTTGGGTGTGGCGTTTTCTTTCGGTATACCGATGGCGTTTGCCGCCGTTACCCATTCTGTGCCGCCGGTGGCGTGGCTGCTGTTTGTCGCGAATATTCTGTGGACGCTGGCTTATGATACGGTTTATGCGATGGCTGACAAGGAAGACGATTTGAAAATCGGCATCAAAACTTCGGCCGTTACTTTCGGCGATCGTGATATTGAGGCCGTGATGCTGTGCCATTTCTGGTTTACGGCGTTGATGGTGGTGCTGGGCTATAAAATTCAGGCATCGTGGCCTTATTGGGCGGCACTGCCGTTTGTTGTGTGGTGGCAGATCGAGCAGTGCCGCGCAATTAAAACCCGCAACCGCCAGGTATGTTTCAGTACTTTTTTGGAAAACAACCGTATCGGGCTGGTTTGGTTTTTAGGTTTGGCCGGTCATTATGTCTGGATGTCAATTTAG
- the cysI gene encoding assimilatory sulfite reductase (NADPH) hemoprotein subunit, with protein MTTTADPRAKLPDTPLSGNEALKDRSDYLHGTIKDDLTDDFTGGFTADNFQLIRFHGMYEQDNRDIRAERTDQKLEPLKNMMLRCRLPGGIITPAQWLGIDEFAGDHTIYGSIRLTNRQTFQYHGILKTDLKLAHQSLHKLGLDSIATASDVNRNVLCTSNPVQSPLHQEAYEWAKRISMHLLPRTMAYADVWLDGEKVFTTEPTEPRNKEIADDVEPILGKTYLPRKFKTAVVIPPDNDVDIHSNDLGFVAIEENGRLVGFNVLVGGGLSSEHGNTKTYPNTSYEFGFVPLEYTLNAAEAVVSTQRDWGNRSDRKAARTRYTLQRVGVEVFKEEVEKRMGIKFQPIRPYAFTHRGDHIGWVKGLEGNWHLTLFIENGRLLDYPGRPLKTGVREIAKIHPGDFRLTANQNLVVANVPPELKDTIDKIAKEHGLISKSITIQRENSMACVALPTCPLAMAEAERFLPSFSDKIDEMFAKYGLEDEYIVLRVTGCPNGCGRAMLAEIGLVGKAVGRYNLYAGGNREGTRIPRLFKENITEPEILEIVDGWVGNWAQNRLDNEGFGDFAIRTGIVKPVLDAPHDFWA; from the coding sequence ATGACGACCACCGCCGACCCGCGCGCCAAGCTGCCCGATACCCCGCTTTCCGGCAACGAAGCCCTGAAAGACCGCAGCGACTATCTGCACGGTACCATCAAAGACGATTTGACCGACGACTTTACCGGCGGCTTTACCGCTGACAATTTCCAGCTCATCCGTTTCCACGGCATGTACGAGCAGGACAACCGTGACATCCGCGCCGAGCGTACCGACCAAAAACTCGAACCCTTAAAAAACATGATGTTGCGCTGCCGTCTGCCCGGCGGCATCATCACACCGGCACAGTGGCTGGGCATAGACGAATTTGCCGGCGACCACACCATTTACGGCTCTATCCGCCTGACCAACCGCCAAACCTTCCAATACCACGGCATTTTAAAAACCGATTTGAAACTGGCGCACCAGTCCCTACACAAACTCGGCCTCGATTCCATCGCCACCGCCAGCGACGTCAACCGCAACGTTCTCTGCACCAGCAATCCCGTTCAAAGCCCGCTGCACCAAGAAGCCTACGAATGGGCGAAACGCATCAGTATGCACCTCCTGCCGCGCACTATGGCATATGCCGATGTCTGGCTGGACGGCGAAAAAGTGTTCACCACCGAACCGACCGAACCGCGCAACAAAGAAATCGCCGACGATGTCGAACCGATTTTGGGCAAAACCTATCTGCCGCGCAAATTCAAAACCGCCGTCGTCATCCCGCCCGACAACGATGTGGACATCCATTCCAACGATTTAGGCTTTGTCGCCATCGAAGAAAACGGCAGACTTGTCGGCTTCAACGTCCTTGTCGGCGGCGGGCTGTCAAGCGAACACGGTAACACTAAAACCTATCCCAACACCTCTTACGAATTCGGTTTCGTCCCCCTCGAATACACCCTCAACGCCGCCGAAGCCGTCGTCAGCACCCAGCGCGACTGGGGCAACCGCAGTGACCGCAAAGCCGCGCGCACCCGCTATACCCTCCAGCGCGTCGGCGTCGAAGTATTCAAAGAAGAAGTCGAAAAGCGCATGGGCATCAAGTTCCAACCCATCCGCCCCTACGCCTTCACCCATCGCGGCGACCACATCGGCTGGGTTAAAGGACTTGAAGGCAACTGGCACCTGACCCTGTTTATCGAAAACGGCCGCCTGCTCGACTACCCCGGCAGGCCGTTGAAAACCGGCGTGCGCGAAATCGCCAAAATCCACCCCGGCGACTTCCGCCTGACCGCCAATCAAAACCTCGTCGTCGCCAACGTCCCGCCCGAGCTGAAAGACACCATAGACAAAATCGCCAAAGAACACGGCTTAATCAGCAAATCCATCACCATCCAGCGCGAAAACTCGATGGCGTGCGTCGCCCTGCCGACCTGTCCGCTGGCGATGGCGGAGGCCGAACGCTTCCTGCCATCGTTCTCCGACAAAATCGACGAAATGTTCGCCAAATACGGTTTGGAAGACGAATACATTGTCCTGCGCGTCACCGGCTGCCCCAACGGCTGCGGCCGCGCCATGCTCGCTGAAATCGGCTTGGTCGGCAAAGCCGTCGGCCGCTACAACCTCTACGCAGGCGGCAACCGCGAGGGTACCCGCATCCCGCGCCTCTTTAAAGAAAACATTACCGAACCCGAAATCCTCGAAATCGTCGACGGCTGGGTCGGCAACTGGGCGCAAAACCGCCTCGATAACGAAGGCTTCGGCGATTTCGCCATCCGCACCGGCATCGTCAAGCCCGTCTTGGACGCGCCGCACGATTTTTGGGCATGA
- the ylqF gene encoding ribosome biogenesis GTPase YlqF, which translates to MAIQWFPGHMNKAKKAIAERTKSVDMVIEMLDARMPASSENPLLAQLSKGKPKLKILNKQDLADPERTKIWLEHYNSRPDTRAIALDSSETGSHGKITQACRAMIPHRQGIDKPLRVLICGIPNVGKSTLINGMIGKKSAKTGNEPGITKAEQRLFLADDFWLYDTPGMLWPKIIVEEGGYNLAAGGAVGRNALDEEEVALELLDYLRRHYLPMLQERYQADKDPSSHWDDNSWLEWIAKKRGAVLSGGRVNYQKAAENILTDFREGKIGRITLETPNQWETWLKKARQKEAELKAVREARKAERKGQKSSENM; encoded by the coding sequence ATGGCAATCCAATGGTTTCCCGGCCACATGAACAAAGCAAAAAAAGCCATCGCCGAACGCACTAAAAGCGTCGACATGGTGATTGAAATGCTGGACGCGCGAATGCCAGCCTCCAGCGAAAATCCCCTGCTTGCCCAGCTTTCCAAAGGTAAACCCAAACTCAAAATCCTCAACAAACAAGACCTTGCCGACCCCGAGCGCACCAAAATCTGGCTTGAACACTACAACAGCCGCCCCGACACCCGCGCCATCGCCCTCGATTCCTCCGAAACCGGCTCACACGGCAAAATCACCCAAGCCTGCCGTGCCATGATTCCTCACCGCCAAGGCATAGACAAACCCCTGCGCGTCCTTATCTGTGGCATCCCCAACGTCGGGAAATCCACCCTCATCAACGGCATGATAGGCAAAAAATCCGCCAAAACCGGCAACGAACCCGGCATCACCAAAGCCGAACAACGCCTTTTCCTCGCCGACGACTTCTGGCTCTACGACACCCCCGGAATGCTGTGGCCGAAAATCATCGTCGAAGAAGGCGGCTACAACCTCGCCGCTGGCGGCGCAGTCGGACGCAATGCATTGGACGAAGAAGAAGTCGCACTCGAACTTTTAGACTACCTCCGCCGCCACTACCTCCCCATGTTGCAAGAACGCTACCAAGCCGACAAAGACCCCAGCAGCCACTGGGACGACAACTCATGGCTCGAATGGATAGCCAAAAAACGCGGCGCAGTCCTCAGCGGCGGACGGGTCAACTACCAAAAAGCCGCCGAAAACATCCTCACCGACTTCCGCGAAGGCAAAATCGGCAGAATTACCCTCGAAACGCCGAACCAATGGGAAACATGGCTCAAAAAAGCCCGCCAGAAAGAAGCCGAACTTAAAGCCGTGCGCGAAGCCAGAAAGGCAGAACGCAAAGGGCAGAAATCGTCTGAAAATATGTAA
- the hprK gene encoding HPr(Ser) kinase/phosphatase → MPSVSVRCLYQDNQYKLQLAWAAGTAGADNRIGVEADKPVLALVGHLNFIHPNQVQVVGVAEAEYLKRLESGELAYDFNELFNIPMSLVIVANGLAVSPKLRDFCHTNNIPLLTSKLESPYLMDVLRIYLQRTLAVSVIKHGVFLDVFEIGVLITGDSGLGKSELALELISRGHSLIADDAVELFRTGPEMLEGRCPPMLRDFLEVRGLGVLNIRHIFGETSIRPKKLLNLIINLVSADDEYMKQLDRLSIRTETESILNVNIRSVTLPVAAGRNLAVLVEAAVRNYILQLRGKDSTREFLERHQTLLKENESKHENSID, encoded by the coding sequence ATGCCCAGTGTTTCCGTCCGCTGCCTTTACCAAGACAACCAGTATAAGCTCCAACTGGCTTGGGCGGCGGGTACGGCGGGTGCCGATAATAGAATCGGCGTTGAGGCCGACAAGCCCGTTTTGGCGCTGGTCGGCCATTTGAATTTTATCCATCCCAATCAAGTGCAGGTGGTCGGTGTGGCCGAGGCCGAATACCTGAAGCGCTTGGAATCGGGCGAGCTGGCCTACGATTTCAACGAGCTGTTCAATATCCCGATGTCTCTGGTCATCGTGGCCAACGGTTTGGCGGTTTCGCCCAAACTGCGCGATTTTTGCCATACCAACAATATCCCTTTGCTGACTTCCAAGTTGGAAAGCCCGTATCTGATGGACGTGCTGCGCATTTACCTGCAACGCACGCTGGCGGTATCGGTAATCAAACACGGTGTCTTTCTGGATGTATTTGAAATCGGCGTGCTGATTACGGGTGATTCGGGTTTGGGTAAAAGCGAGTTGGCTTTGGAACTGATCTCACGCGGACACAGCCTGATTGCGGACGACGCGGTGGAATTGTTCCGTACCGGTCCGGAAATGCTGGAAGGCCGGTGTCCGCCGATGTTGCGCGACTTTTTGGAAGTGCGCGGGCTGGGTGTACTGAATATCCGCCACATTTTCGGCGAAACCTCCATCCGCCCTAAAAAACTTCTCAACCTGATTATCAATCTGGTGTCTGCCGACGACGAGTATATGAAGCAACTTGACCGTTTGAGCATACGCACGGAAACAGAGTCCATCCTCAATGTAAATATCCGTTCCGTAACACTGCCTGTGGCGGCTGGCCGAAACCTTGCCGTATTGGTGGAGGCCGCGGTGCGCAACTATATCCTTCAGTTGCGCGGCAAAGACAGCACAAGGGAATTTTTGGAACGGCATCAAACCCTACTTAAAGAAAACGAATCCAAGCATGAAAATAGTATTGATTAG
- a CDS encoding tetratricopeptide repeat protein: MNFKIIANLTNMKLKLIKIFSSFIVLFSCLTYAETLDSDTQKYFEYRVNKLEDENTDLKKKIEEVEKNSRSVEQFKSVLEIHEKSMSANDRNMTNLSFLIGFISIFIPFVGYFWNRKFINETKEKLEGISKEYENKLSGYEKQMELFFSSWEQKRKDEKINIIKSSYDSTQNQNESTDNKLSIDKELFTENYNSLSINEDIEVKTNPEEIKIEESLTKVHNKLNRAKLLSEKGDIDEALRIYDDIILHKDDINSDCSKKRFYMANAYYNKGVLMAGRGEFDLAIEQYNKVIDEYKQDVDFDVKFLRVKSYINKLSLLLTLNHYKEAVIGYEKFFSNYIDDDNGEMKLAIVRGCYNYMIALWKDADSGYLVKLEKFAHKINFKYRDDKNPFEIQVFLSRILNLLIFILAENNKLSESVSEFRGFVIQFSKEINPNIVLEVEKSFNDQIDLFVSLRDFGSIKEMCDIVLNNLQGNQAYYSLLERADKFKSQLDS, translated from the coding sequence ATGAATTTTAAAATTATTGCTAATTTAACTAATATGAAATTAAAATTAATCAAGATTTTTTCAAGCTTTATTGTTTTGTTTAGTTGTTTGACATACGCTGAGACTTTAGATTCAGACACGCAGAAGTATTTTGAATATCGAGTTAATAAACTGGAGGATGAAAATACAGATCTGAAAAAGAAAATTGAAGAAGTTGAAAAAAATTCCCGTAGTGTGGAGCAGTTTAAGTCTGTCCTAGAAATTCATGAAAAAAGTATGAGTGCTAATGATAGGAATATGACGAACCTTTCATTTTTAATAGGGTTTATTTCTATTTTTATTCCGTTTGTTGGGTATTTTTGGAATAGAAAGTTTATAAATGAAACAAAGGAAAAGTTAGAGGGTATAAGCAAAGAATATGAGAATAAACTTAGTGGTTATGAAAAACAAATGGAATTATTTTTCTCTTCATGGGAGCAGAAGAGAAAAGATGAAAAGATAAATATTATAAAAAGCAGTTATGACTCAACGCAAAATCAGAATGAGTCAACTGATAATAAATTATCTATTGATAAAGAGTTGTTCACTGAAAATTATAATTCTCTTTCGATAAATGAAGATATAGAGGTCAAAACTAATCCTGAAGAAATAAAAATTGAAGAATCTCTTACTAAGGTACACAATAAATTAAATCGTGCAAAATTACTTTCAGAGAAAGGAGATATTGATGAAGCATTAAGAATTTATGATGATATTATCCTGCATAAGGATGATATAAATTCTGATTGCTCAAAGAAGAGGTTTTATATGGCTAATGCTTATTATAATAAAGGTGTTCTTATGGCTGGTAGAGGTGAGTTTGATCTAGCTATTGAACAATATAATAAAGTCATAGATGAATACAAGCAAGATGTAGATTTTGATGTTAAATTTCTACGCGTAAAGAGCTATATTAATAAACTATCTTTACTGTTAACATTGAATCATTATAAAGAAGCTGTGATCGGATATGAGAAATTTTTCAGTAATTATATTGATGACGATAATGGGGAAATGAAGCTTGCTATTGTAAGAGGTTGTTACAATTATATGATTGCCTTATGGAAAGATGCAGATTCAGGTTATTTAGTTAAGTTAGAAAAATTTGCTCATAAAATCAATTTTAAGTATAGAGATGATAAAAACCCATTCGAGATACAAGTTTTTCTTTCTAGGATTCTTAATTTGTTGATTTTTATTTTAGCTGAAAATAATAAGTTGAGTGAGTCAGTTTCGGAATTTAGGGGGTTTGTGATTCAATTTTCCAAAGAAATCAATCCTAATATTGTATTGGAAGTGGAAAAATCATTTAATGATCAAATAGATTTATTTGTTAGCTTGCGGGATTTTGGTTCAATAAAAGAGATGTGTGATATTGTCTTAAATAATTTACAAGGCAATCAAGCATATTATTCACTTTTAGAACGAGCAGATAAATTCAAATCACAGTTGGATTCATAA
- the ptsN gene encoding PTS IIA-like nitrogen regulatory protein PtsN codes for MSLIGEILPVSHIVLDLDVSSKKRIFEQVGLLLENETGLARADVFDCLFAREKLGTTGLGQGVAIPHGRHASVKKAVGAFIRTKEPVAFDAPDGKPVSLVFVLLVPENATGEHLEVLSKLAGKFSQKTVREALMAAVSAEEARNLLTAE; via the coding sequence ATGAGCCTGATTGGCGAAATTCTACCTGTATCCCATATCGTTTTGGATTTGGATGTTAGCAGCAAAAAACGTATTTTCGAGCAAGTCGGTTTGTTGCTTGAAAATGAAACCGGGTTGGCGCGTGCCGATGTGTTCGACTGCCTGTTTGCCCGCGAAAAGTTGGGTACGACGGGGCTGGGGCAGGGCGTGGCGATTCCGCACGGGCGCCATGCTTCCGTGAAAAAAGCGGTGGGGGCGTTTATCCGTACCAAAGAGCCGGTAGCCTTCGATGCGCCCGACGGCAAACCTGTTTCACTGGTTTTCGTGCTGCTTGTACCTGAAAATGCGACGGGGGAACATTTGGAGGTACTGTCTAAACTGGCAGGGAAGTTCTCGCAGAAAACCGTCCGCGAAGCCCTGATGGCTGCGGTTTCGGCGGAGGAAGCCCGCAATCTTCTGACGGCGGAATAA
- the rapZ gene encoding RNase adapter RapZ — MKIVLISGLSGSGKSVALKQLEDLGYYCVDNLPMEMLPALVMHHIGRGDETRLGVSVDIRSRIDIVQTREQIRVLREEGHEIEVLFLEAEESVLIRRYSETRRGHPLAGQNMTLLEGLQKERKWLWPLRDLAYCIDTSGMNAQQLRYAVQQWLQTERKGLLVILESFGFKYGTPNNADFVFDMRSLPNPYYDPELRPYNGMDKPIQDYLDGQNWAQEMVDDIDRFMQRWLPRMEEESRSYITIAIGCTGGQHRSVYVVERLAQRLKGKYELLVRHRQAQNLAER, encoded by the coding sequence ATGAAAATAGTATTGATTAGCGGGCTTTCCGGTTCGGGCAAATCAGTTGCACTCAAGCAGTTGGAAGATTTGGGCTATTACTGCGTCGATAACCTGCCGATGGAAATGCTGCCCGCTTTGGTGATGCACCATATCGGGCGCGGGGATGAAACCCGTTTGGGCGTCAGCGTCGACATACGTTCGCGTATCGATATTGTCCAAACGCGGGAACAAATCCGGGTTTTACGCGAAGAAGGGCATGAAATCGAAGTGTTGTTTCTCGAGGCCGAAGAGAGCGTATTGATCCGCCGATATTCCGAAACCCGCCGCGGCCATCCGCTGGCGGGGCAGAACATGACGCTGCTCGAAGGTCTGCAAAAAGAGCGCAAATGGCTTTGGCCGCTGCGTGATTTGGCCTACTGCATCGACACTTCCGGCATGAACGCGCAACAGCTCCGCTACGCCGTGCAGCAATGGTTGCAAACCGAGCGCAAAGGGCTGTTGGTGATACTGGAATCGTTCGGCTTTAAATACGGCACGCCCAACAATGCCGATTTCGTCTTCGATATGCGCAGTCTGCCCAATCCCTACTACGATCCCGAACTGCGTCCTTACAATGGCATGGACAAACCGATTCAGGATTACCTCGACGGGCAGAACTGGGCGCAGGAAATGGTGGACGATATTGACCGCTTCATGCAGCGTTGGCTACCGCGTATGGAGGAAGAAAGCCGCAGCTATATTACCATCGCCATCGGCTGCACGGGAGGGCAGCACCGCTCCGTCTATGTCGTCGAGAGGCTGGCGCAGCGGCTGAAAGGAAAATACGAATTGCTGGTACGCCACCGTCAGGCGCAGAACTTGGCGGAACGTTAA
- a CDS encoding CTP synthase, whose translation MTKFIFVTGGVVSSLGKGIAAASIATILESRGLNVTMLKLDPYINVDPGTMSPFQHGEVFVTDDGAETDLDLGHYERFINATMTRRNSFSTGQVYENVIAKERRGDYLGGTVQVIPHITDEIKRRIHEGAAGYDVAIVEIGGTVGDIESLPFLEAIRQMRSQLGRNNTLFAHLSYVPYIAAAGEIKTKPTQHTVKEMLSIGLQPDILICRMDRTMPADERRKIALFCNVEERAIVGSYDVDSIYECPEMLHDQGIDNIITEQLQLNVQQADLTAWKKIVHAIKNPKHTVKIAMVGKYVDLTESYKSLIEALKHAGIHTETDVQITFVDSENIEKNNGDVSMLKDMDAILVPGGFGSRGVEGKIAAVRYARENNVPYLGICLGMQIALIEYARDVAGLKGANSTEFDLKCAAPVVALIDEWQTADGSVETRDESADLGGTMRLGAQEVELKAGSLAAKIYGGEHIRERHRHRYEVNNNYVPALEQAGLVIGGVSAGRERLVETIELPNHPWFFACQFHPEFTSNPRKGHPLFTAFVKAALNNKKV comes from the coding sequence ATGACTAAATTTATTTTCGTAACCGGCGGCGTCGTATCTTCACTCGGAAAAGGTATCGCCGCCGCTTCTATTGCCACCATCCTCGAATCGCGCGGTTTGAACGTGACCATGCTCAAGCTCGACCCCTATATCAATGTCGACCCCGGCACGATGAGTCCGTTCCAGCACGGCGAAGTGTTCGTAACCGACGACGGTGCGGAAACCGATCTTGACTTGGGACACTACGAACGTTTCATCAACGCTACCATGACCCGCCGCAATAGCTTCAGTACGGGGCAGGTGTACGAAAACGTCATCGCCAAAGAACGCCGCGGCGACTACCTCGGCGGTACGGTTCAAGTCATCCCGCACATTACCGACGAAATCAAACGCCGCATCCACGAAGGCGCGGCGGGTTACGATGTGGCCATCGTCGAAATCGGCGGCACGGTCGGCGACATCGAATCACTGCCGTTTTTGGAAGCCATCCGTCAGATGCGCAGCCAGTTGGGACGCAACAACACCTTGTTCGCCCACTTGAGCTACGTCCCCTACATCGCCGCCGCCGGTGAAATCAAAACCAAGCCGACCCAGCATACCGTTAAAGAAATGTTGAGCATCGGTTTGCAGCCCGACATCCTGATTTGCCGCATGGACAGAACCATGCCCGCGGACGAACGCCGCAAAATCGCCTTGTTCTGCAACGTGGAAGAGCGCGCGATTGTCGGCAGCTACGACGTGGACAGCATCTACGAATGTCCCGAAATGCTGCACGACCAAGGCATCGACAACATCATTACCGAGCAGTTGCAGCTTAACGTGCAACAGGCAGATTTGACCGCGTGGAAAAAAATCGTTCACGCCATCAAAAATCCGAAACACACCGTCAAAATCGCCATGGTCGGCAAATACGTCGATTTGACCGAATCCTACAAATCGCTGATCGAAGCCTTGAAACATGCGGGTATCCACACCGAAACCGACGTGCAGATTACCTTCGTTGACAGCGAAAACATCGAGAAAAACAACGGCGACGTTTCCATGCTCAAAGACATGGACGCCATCCTCGTTCCCGGCGGCTTCGGTTCGCGCGGCGTGGAAGGCAAAATCGCCGCCGTGCGCTATGCCCGTGAAAACAACGTGCCATACTTGGGCATCTGCCTCGGTATGCAGATTGCGCTGATCGAATACGCCCGCGACGTCGCAGGCTTGAAAGGCGCAAACTCCACCGAGTTCGACCTCAAATGCGCCGCCCCCGTCGTTGCCCTGATTGACGAATGGCAAACCGCCGACGGCAGCGTCGAAACACGCGACGAATCCGCCGATTTGGGCGGCACCATGCGTTTGGGCGCGCAAGAAGTTGAATTGAAAGCAGGCAGCCTCGCCGCCAAAATCTACGGCGGCGAACATATCCGCGAGCGCCACCGCCACCGCTACGAAGTCAACAACAACTACGTTCCCGCGCTGGAACAGGCAGGCTTGGTCATCGGCGGCGTATCTGCCGGACGCGAACGCTTGGTCGAAACCATCGAACTGCCGAACCATCCTTGGTTCTTCGCCTGCCAGTTCCACCCAGAGTTCACCTCCAACCCGCGCAAAGGCCATCCTTTGTTCACCGCGTTTGTCAAAGCTGCGTTGAACAATAAAAAAGTCTGA
- a CDS encoding SMC-Scp complex subunit ScpB — MNSNEKLPPDALIEAALLTQTEPLNEKSMRELCVPPLSQDKLIDVLAQLKTRWQGRALQLVHTHEGWRFQIAQAAFERLGSLQEQRAPRYSRAVMETLAIIAYQQPVTRGDIEGIRGVAVSQNVMQTLQDRGWIEVIGHRDSVGRPALWATTATFLSDLRLDSLEELPPLTELGELVLPDLVETPPTDTDEEENDMLRPSENGELLLN, encoded by the coding sequence ATGAACTCAAACGAAAAACTCCCTCCCGACGCGCTGATCGAAGCTGCGCTTTTGACCCAAACCGAACCCTTAAACGAAAAATCCATGCGCGAATTGTGTGTGCCGCCGCTGTCGCAGGACAAATTAATCGACGTGTTGGCGCAGTTGAAAACGCGTTGGCAGGGCAGGGCGTTGCAACTGGTGCATACGCATGAGGGCTGGCGGTTTCAGATTGCGCAGGCGGCCTTCGAGCGGCTGGGCAGCCTTCAGGAACAGCGTGCGCCGCGCTATTCCCGCGCTGTGATGGAAACGTTAGCGATTATCGCCTACCAGCAGCCGGTTACGCGCGGCGACATTGAGGGCATACGCGGTGTGGCGGTGTCGCAGAACGTGATGCAGACCTTGCAGGACAGGGGTTGGATTGAAGTGATCGGACACCGCGATTCGGTCGGCCGGCCTGCGTTGTGGGCGACGACGGCAACGTTTTTGAGCGATTTGCGGTTGGACAGTTTGGAAGAGCTGCCGCCGTTAACGGAGCTGGGTGAGTTGGTGTTGCCTGATTTGGTTGAAACGCCGCCGACGGATACGGATGAGGAAGAAAACGATATGCTGAGGCCGTCTGAAAACGGGGAGTTGCTGTTGAACTGA